In the Staphylococcus sp. IVB6240 genome, one interval contains:
- the asnS gene encoding asparagine--tRNA ligase: protein MKTTIKEAKNHIGKEVTIGAWLANKRSSGKIAFLQLRDGTGFMQGVVVKSEVGEEIFKTAKSLTQESSIYITGEITEDQRSDLGYEMQVKEIEVIHEAHDYPITPKSHGTEFLMDHRHLWLRSKKQHAVMKIRNEIIRATYEFFNDNGFTKVDPPILTASAPEGTSELFHTKYFDEDAFLSQSGQLYMEAAAMAHGKVFSFGPTFRAEKSKTRRHLIEFWMIEPEMAFTNHAESLEVQEAYVSFVVQSVLKNCALELKVLDRDTSKLEKVVAPFPRITYDDAITFLHEAGFDDIEWGDDFGAPHETAIANHYDLPVFIVNYPTKIKPFYMQPNPENEDTVLCADLIAPEGYGEIIGGSERINDLELLESRINAHNLDPESYQYYLDLRKYGSVPHSGFGLGLERTVAWISGVEHVRETSPFPRLLNRLYP, encoded by the coding sequence ATGAAAACAACTATTAAAGAAGCAAAAAATCATATTGGAAAAGAAGTAACAATTGGCGCTTGGCTTGCCAATAAACGCTCAAGTGGTAAGATTGCATTTTTACAATTACGTGATGGTACAGGCTTTATGCAAGGTGTTGTTGTTAAATCAGAAGTTGGGGAAGAGATTTTTAAAACAGCGAAGTCTCTTACGCAAGAATCTTCTATCTATATCACTGGAGAAATTACAGAAGATCAACGTTCTGACTTAGGCTATGAAATGCAAGTGAAAGAAATTGAAGTCATTCATGAAGCACATGACTATCCAATCACACCTAAAAGCCACGGTACAGAATTCTTAATGGACCACCGTCACTTGTGGTTACGTTCTAAAAAACAACACGCTGTGATGAAGATTCGTAATGAAATCATCCGTGCGACTTATGAATTTTTCAACGACAATGGTTTCACAAAAGTGGACCCACCAATCTTAACAGCAAGCGCACCTGAAGGAACAAGTGAATTATTCCATACAAAATACTTTGATGAAGATGCGTTCCTATCACAAAGTGGTCAACTTTATATGGAAGCTGCCGCTATGGCACACGGCAAAGTATTCTCATTCGGCCCAACATTCCGTGCTGAAAAATCAAAAACACGTCGTCATTTAATTGAGTTCTGGATGATTGAACCTGAAATGGCATTCACAAACCATGCTGAAAGTTTAGAAGTACAAGAAGCTTATGTTTCATTTGTGGTTCAATCTGTACTTAAAAATTGTGCACTTGAACTGAAAGTATTAGATCGTGACACATCAAAACTTGAAAAAGTGGTTGCACCATTCCCACGTATCACGTATGATGATGCCATTACATTCTTACATGAAGCAGGATTCGATGATATCGAGTGGGGAGATGACTTTGGCGCACCTCACGAAACAGCAATTGCAAATCACTATGATTTACCTGTATTTATCGTCAACTATCCAACAAAAATTAAACCATTCTATATGCAACCAAACCCAGAAAATGAAGACACGGTATTATGTGCAGATTTAATCGCACCTGAAGGATATGGTGAAATCATTGGTGGTTCTGAGCGTATCAATGATTTAGAACTATTAGAATCACGTATTAATGCACACAACTTAGACCCAGAAAGCTATCAATATTACCTAGATTTACGTAAATATGGTAGTGTACCACACAGTGGATTTGGTTTAGGCTTAGAAAGAACAGTGGCTTGGATTTCTGGTGTTGAACACGTTCGTGAAACATCACCATTCCCACGTTTATTAAACAGATTATACCCATAA